A genomic region of Pararge aegeria chromosome 11, ilParAegt1.1, whole genome shotgun sequence contains the following coding sequences:
- the LOC120627669 gene encoding protein fuzzy homolog isoform X3, with amino-acid sequence MKIVTLIGIATGGLECDLELLLSCIHDVMVFCIGKKELENLKNLDQIKRDLRQCYPILDYLLESLDPNLVPRSTIVLDFIQSILCPQAQQLQQVLDNYAQSVTGRWACLTIHGHLVATSSDFCELDPRETRLLLLLAAAQDGAPLRDTLVYLQHMSPNVAFRAVTCKLLADVYVLVICGATPALSQIDELVLQVWEGYAQVIKEAKLVYPRNFPLSVNFDTALLGLLVINVSKRRCVFSRHLHSNQKSRAMSGVHRIDILRTFYVTTAKDLAPELKLAEGDEKETDAAVSETYWCSEYHKCHAQRAGNLLCCALYAPTVPTHTMRLLTSQILQDLSTNKEIYW; translated from the exons ATGAAAAT TGTCACATTAATTGGAATTGCGACTGGGGGGCTTGAGTGTGATTTAGAACTCCTTCTATCTTGCATTCACGATGTCATGGTTTTTTGCATTGGTAAGAAAGAATTGGAAAACTTGAAGAATTTAGACCAAATAAAGAGGGATCTGAGACAATGTTATCCAATATTGGATTATTTATTGGAGTCTTTAGATCCAAATTTGGTACCTCGATCAACAATTGTTCTGGATTTTATTCAGAGCATCTTGTGTCCCCAGGCACAACAATTACAG CAAGTATTAGACAATTATGCACAAAGTGTGACTGGAAGATGGGCATGCCTGACAATACATGGACACTTAGTAGCTACAAGTTCCGATTTCTGTGAACTGGATCCAAGAGAAACAAGGTTACTGTTATTACTTGCTGCAGCACAAGATGGGGCCCCATTGAGGGATACATTAGTATATTTGCAGCACATGAGTCCTAAT GTAGCATTCAGAGCAGTAACATGCAAGTTATTGGCAGATGTTTATGTTTTGGTGATTTGCGGAGCAACACCTGCTTTGTCACAGATAGACGAGTTAGTTCTGCAAGTCTGGGAGGGCTATGCACAGGTTATAAAGGAAGCTAAACTGGTTTACCCAAGGAACTTTCCCTTGAGCGTAAATTTTGATACAGCTTTATTGGG ATTACTCGTGATAAATGTCAGTAAAAGACGCTGCGTGTTTTCGCGGCACCTCCACTCCAACCAGAAAAGCAGAGCCATGTCCGGCGTGCACAGAATTGATATTCTTAGAACGTTCTACGTGACCACCGCGAAAGATTTGGCACCGGAGTTGAAACTTGCGGAAGGGGATGAAAAAG AAACAGATGCCGCTGTCAGTGAGACATACTGGTGCTCGGAATACCATAAATGTCACGCTCAGAGAGCCGGAAATCTACTATGTTGTGCACTGTATGCGCCCACCGTACCAACGCATACAATGAG GTTATTAACCAGTCAAATACTCCAGGACTTGTCAACAAATAAAGAGATTTATTGGTGA
- the LOC120627669 gene encoding protein fuzzy homolog isoform X1 codes for MSVIVIAIASESGVPIFSKKAGNNENIQFSTIASLHGINMFTKCHNLQMINTLVDNGTILWKEYCKSVTLIGIATGGLECDLELLLSCIHDVMVFCIGKKELENLKNLDQIKRDLRQCYPILDYLLESLDPNLVPRSTIVLDFIQSILCPQAQQLQQVLDNYAQSVTGRWACLTIHGHLVATSSDFCELDPRETRLLLLLAAAQDGAPLRDTLVYLQHMSPNVAFRAVTCKLLADVYVLVICGATPALSQIDELVLQVWEGYAQVIKEAKLVYPRNFPLSVNFDTALLGLLVINVSKRRCVFSRHLHSNQKSRAMSGVHRIDILRTFYVTTAKDLAPELKLAEGDEKETDAAVSETYWCSEYHKCHAQRAGNLLCCALYAPTVPTHTMRLLTSQILQDLSTNKEIYW; via the exons atgtcTGTTATAGTTATAGCAATAGCATCGGAAAGTGGCGTACCTATTTTTTCTAAGAAAGCTGGCAACAATGAAAAT aTCCAGTTTTCTACAATAGCTTCCCTACATGGGATTAACATGTTTACAAAATGTCACAACCTGCAAATGATCAATACTCTAGTTGATAATGGAACAATACTGTGGAAAGAATATTGTAAAAG TGTCACATTAATTGGAATTGCGACTGGGGGGCTTGAGTGTGATTTAGAACTCCTTCTATCTTGCATTCACGATGTCATGGTTTTTTGCATTGGTAAGAAAGAATTGGAAAACTTGAAGAATTTAGACCAAATAAAGAGGGATCTGAGACAATGTTATCCAATATTGGATTATTTATTGGAGTCTTTAGATCCAAATTTGGTACCTCGATCAACAATTGTTCTGGATTTTATTCAGAGCATCTTGTGTCCCCAGGCACAACAATTACAG CAAGTATTAGACAATTATGCACAAAGTGTGACTGGAAGATGGGCATGCCTGACAATACATGGACACTTAGTAGCTACAAGTTCCGATTTCTGTGAACTGGATCCAAGAGAAACAAGGTTACTGTTATTACTTGCTGCAGCACAAGATGGGGCCCCATTGAGGGATACATTAGTATATTTGCAGCACATGAGTCCTAAT GTAGCATTCAGAGCAGTAACATGCAAGTTATTGGCAGATGTTTATGTTTTGGTGATTTGCGGAGCAACACCTGCTTTGTCACAGATAGACGAGTTAGTTCTGCAAGTCTGGGAGGGCTATGCACAGGTTATAAAGGAAGCTAAACTGGTTTACCCAAGGAACTTTCCCTTGAGCGTAAATTTTGATACAGCTTTATTGGG ATTACTCGTGATAAATGTCAGTAAAAGACGCTGCGTGTTTTCGCGGCACCTCCACTCCAACCAGAAAAGCAGAGCCATGTCCGGCGTGCACAGAATTGATATTCTTAGAACGTTCTACGTGACCACCGCGAAAGATTTGGCACCGGAGTTGAAACTTGCGGAAGGGGATGAAAAAG AAACAGATGCCGCTGTCAGTGAGACATACTGGTGCTCGGAATACCATAAATGTCACGCTCAGAGAGCCGGAAATCTACTATGTTGTGCACTGTATGCGCCCACCGTACCAACGCATACAATGAG GTTATTAACCAGTCAAATACTCCAGGACTTGTCAACAAATAAAGAGATTTATTGGTGA
- the LOC120627664 gene encoding sodium/hydrogen exchanger 9B2-like isoform X1: MDPNCDSTGVRVYTFVDEHHQNKNGSRPWWHKLCLRFHQADNTLSREPTWWGKVFPFPLFPTFRQSAQQLCIIIFFLLVWGILYAELGEPMSLNGELLSMTILVISAYLIGWIWLKITTLPALIGMLLTGILFQNLQLVHMSDTYRKLNQDLRKVALVIILMRAGLGLNAGVLKKHYVAVLQLGILPWLVECIAISVSSHYLLNLPWIWGFLLGSMIASVSPAVVVPCLFRLRDEGYGVAKGIPTLLLAAAAIDDSVSVAVFAIILNAMFSTGSATFNIIKGPLSIIAGVVLGSLWGALASFIPERGDTYAVPLRFLILFLGGLFSLFISNLIGWSGAGPLAIVSSGFIAAFYWEKEGWPVNKNPVSNLFRILWIFFEPILFAFTGAQITLSALDPHVIAMGATCLVSCLLLRAIATFLVSFKCGLNSKEKIFIGLTWLAKATVQAALGPAALDLINNGQTAGTGGPTEEESYAKAILAVSVLSVVISAPLGAILIALTGPRLLSRDSNDAADVIHNATDSNSA; the protein is encoded by the exons ATGGACCCAAATTGTGATTCAACAG gtgTTCGTGTGTATACGTTTGtag ATGAACATCATCAAAACAAAAATGGATCTCGTCC atggTGGCACAAATTATGTTTACGATTTCATCAAGCCGATAATACGCTATCACGTGAGCCGACATGGTGGGGAAAGGTTTTCCCTTTTCCTTTATTTCCGACTTTCAGGCAGTCTGCTCAACAACTTTGTATTATTATCTTTT TTCTTCTCGTCTGGGGCATATTATACGCTGAACTAGGAGAACCTATGAGTTTAAATGGAGAACTATTGAGTATGACGATTCTAGTCATCTCTGCGTACTTAATCGGCTGGATCTGGCTCAAAATAACCACATTGCCAGCATTAATAGGCATGCTACTTACTGGCATACTGTTCCAAAATTTACAATTGGTGCATATGTCTGATACTTATCGAAAACTGAACCAAGACCTAAG AAAAGTGGCCTTAGTCATTATATTAATGAGAGCTGGACTAGGTCTTAACGCAGGTGTCCTGAAAAAGCACTACGTAGCTGTATTACAACTGGGTATTCTCCCATGGTTGGTTGAGTGCATAGCTATCAGTGTAAGCTCACATTATTTGCTAAATTTGCCATGGATTTGGG GATTTCTTTTAGGTTCTATGATCGCATCAGTCTCACCTGCTGTGGTAGTTCCCTGTTTATTTAGACTAAGGGATGAAGGTTACGGAGTTGCTAAAGGTATACCAACACTGCTGTTAGCAGCGGCTGCCATAGATGATTCCGTCAGCGTTGCCGTATTTGCCATAATTCTAAATGCAATGTTTTCAACTGGCTCCGccacatttaatataataaag GGTCCGCTATCAATCATTGCCGGTGTAGTACTTGGATCTCTATGGGGTGCTTTGGCATCTTTTATACCCGAAAGAGGAGATACTTATGCTGTTCCActaagatttttaatattattcttgggtggtcttttttcattattcattTCAAATCTAATTGGGTGGAGTGGCGCgg GTCCATTAGCAATAGTATCTTCTGGTTTTATCGCAGCCTTTTATTGGGAAAAAGAGGGTTGGCCTGTAAACAAAAATCCAGTCAGCAATCTTTTCAGGATACTATGGATATTCTTCGAACCAATTCTATTTGCTTTTACCGGAGCTCAAATCACG ctaagTGCCTTGGATCCGCACGTTATAGCCATGGGGGCAACGTGCCTTGTTTCATGTTTATTGTTACGCGCCATAGCAACCTTTTTAGTCAGCTTTAAATGTGGTCTTAATAGTAAAGAGAAAATCTTCATTGGTCTCACTTGGTTGGCTAAAGCTACTGTTCAG GCCGCATTAGGACCGGCAGCGTTGGATTTGATTAACAACGGACAAACAGCTGGTACAGGCGGACCTACAGAAGAAGAGTCGTACGCTAAAGCGATTCTCGCTGTGAGTGTACTAAGCGTGGTCATTTCAGCACCTTTAGGAGCTATCCTAATTGCTTTAACAGGACCTCGACTACTTAGTCGTGACT CAAATGATGCAGCGGATGTTATTCACAATGCAACGGACAGTAATAGTGCATAA
- the LOC120627664 gene encoding sodium/hydrogen exchanger 9B2-like isoform X2 has product MDPNCDSTDEHHQNKNGSRPWWHKLCLRFHQADNTLSREPTWWGKVFPFPLFPTFRQSAQQLCIIIFFLLVWGILYAELGEPMSLNGELLSMTILVISAYLIGWIWLKITTLPALIGMLLTGILFQNLQLVHMSDTYRKLNQDLRKVALVIILMRAGLGLNAGVLKKHYVAVLQLGILPWLVECIAISVSSHYLLNLPWIWGFLLGSMIASVSPAVVVPCLFRLRDEGYGVAKGIPTLLLAAAAIDDSVSVAVFAIILNAMFSTGSATFNIIKGPLSIIAGVVLGSLWGALASFIPERGDTYAVPLRFLILFLGGLFSLFISNLIGWSGAGPLAIVSSGFIAAFYWEKEGWPVNKNPVSNLFRILWIFFEPILFAFTGAQITLSALDPHVIAMGATCLVSCLLLRAIATFLVSFKCGLNSKEKIFIGLTWLAKATVQAALGPAALDLINNGQTAGTGGPTEEESYAKAILAVSVLSVVISAPLGAILIALTGPRLLSRDSNDAADVIHNATDSNSA; this is encoded by the exons ATGGACCCAAATTGTGATTCAACAG ATGAACATCATCAAAACAAAAATGGATCTCGTCC atggTGGCACAAATTATGTTTACGATTTCATCAAGCCGATAATACGCTATCACGTGAGCCGACATGGTGGGGAAAGGTTTTCCCTTTTCCTTTATTTCCGACTTTCAGGCAGTCTGCTCAACAACTTTGTATTATTATCTTTT TTCTTCTCGTCTGGGGCATATTATACGCTGAACTAGGAGAACCTATGAGTTTAAATGGAGAACTATTGAGTATGACGATTCTAGTCATCTCTGCGTACTTAATCGGCTGGATCTGGCTCAAAATAACCACATTGCCAGCATTAATAGGCATGCTACTTACTGGCATACTGTTCCAAAATTTACAATTGGTGCATATGTCTGATACTTATCGAAAACTGAACCAAGACCTAAG AAAAGTGGCCTTAGTCATTATATTAATGAGAGCTGGACTAGGTCTTAACGCAGGTGTCCTGAAAAAGCACTACGTAGCTGTATTACAACTGGGTATTCTCCCATGGTTGGTTGAGTGCATAGCTATCAGTGTAAGCTCACATTATTTGCTAAATTTGCCATGGATTTGGG GATTTCTTTTAGGTTCTATGATCGCATCAGTCTCACCTGCTGTGGTAGTTCCCTGTTTATTTAGACTAAGGGATGAAGGTTACGGAGTTGCTAAAGGTATACCAACACTGCTGTTAGCAGCGGCTGCCATAGATGATTCCGTCAGCGTTGCCGTATTTGCCATAATTCTAAATGCAATGTTTTCAACTGGCTCCGccacatttaatataataaag GGTCCGCTATCAATCATTGCCGGTGTAGTACTTGGATCTCTATGGGGTGCTTTGGCATCTTTTATACCCGAAAGAGGAGATACTTATGCTGTTCCActaagatttttaatattattcttgggtggtcttttttcattattcattTCAAATCTAATTGGGTGGAGTGGCGCgg GTCCATTAGCAATAGTATCTTCTGGTTTTATCGCAGCCTTTTATTGGGAAAAAGAGGGTTGGCCTGTAAACAAAAATCCAGTCAGCAATCTTTTCAGGATACTATGGATATTCTTCGAACCAATTCTATTTGCTTTTACCGGAGCTCAAATCACG ctaagTGCCTTGGATCCGCACGTTATAGCCATGGGGGCAACGTGCCTTGTTTCATGTTTATTGTTACGCGCCATAGCAACCTTTTTAGTCAGCTTTAAATGTGGTCTTAATAGTAAAGAGAAAATCTTCATTGGTCTCACTTGGTTGGCTAAAGCTACTGTTCAG GCCGCATTAGGACCGGCAGCGTTGGATTTGATTAACAACGGACAAACAGCTGGTACAGGCGGACCTACAGAAGAAGAGTCGTACGCTAAAGCGATTCTCGCTGTGAGTGTACTAAGCGTGGTCATTTCAGCACCTTTAGGAGCTATCCTAATTGCTTTAACAGGACCTCGACTACTTAGTCGTGACT CAAATGATGCAGCGGATGTTATTCACAATGCAACGGACAGTAATAGTGCATAA
- the LOC120627669 gene encoding protein fuzzy homolog isoform X2 gives MSVIVIAIASESGVPIFSKKAGNNENIQFSTIASLHGINMFTKCHNLQMINTLVDNGTILWKEYCKSVTLIGIATGGLECDLELLLSCIHDVMVFCIGKKELENLKNLDQIKRDLRQCYPILDYLLESLDPNLVPRSTIVLDFIQSILCPQAQQLQQVLDNYAQSVTGRWACLTIHGHLVATSSDFCELDPRETRLLLLLAAAQDGAPLRDTLVYLQHMSPNVAFRAVTCKLLADVYVLVICGATPALSQIDELVLQVWEGYAQVIKEAKLVYPRNFPLSVNFDTALLGLLVINVSKRRCVFSRHLHSNQKSRAMSGVHRIDILRTFYVTTAKDLAPELKLAEGDEKDAAVSETYWCSEYHKCHAQRAGNLLCCALYAPTVPTHTMRLLTSQILQDLSTNKEIYW, from the exons atgtcTGTTATAGTTATAGCAATAGCATCGGAAAGTGGCGTACCTATTTTTTCTAAGAAAGCTGGCAACAATGAAAAT aTCCAGTTTTCTACAATAGCTTCCCTACATGGGATTAACATGTTTACAAAATGTCACAACCTGCAAATGATCAATACTCTAGTTGATAATGGAACAATACTGTGGAAAGAATATTGTAAAAG TGTCACATTAATTGGAATTGCGACTGGGGGGCTTGAGTGTGATTTAGAACTCCTTCTATCTTGCATTCACGATGTCATGGTTTTTTGCATTGGTAAGAAAGAATTGGAAAACTTGAAGAATTTAGACCAAATAAAGAGGGATCTGAGACAATGTTATCCAATATTGGATTATTTATTGGAGTCTTTAGATCCAAATTTGGTACCTCGATCAACAATTGTTCTGGATTTTATTCAGAGCATCTTGTGTCCCCAGGCACAACAATTACAG CAAGTATTAGACAATTATGCACAAAGTGTGACTGGAAGATGGGCATGCCTGACAATACATGGACACTTAGTAGCTACAAGTTCCGATTTCTGTGAACTGGATCCAAGAGAAACAAGGTTACTGTTATTACTTGCTGCAGCACAAGATGGGGCCCCATTGAGGGATACATTAGTATATTTGCAGCACATGAGTCCTAAT GTAGCATTCAGAGCAGTAACATGCAAGTTATTGGCAGATGTTTATGTTTTGGTGATTTGCGGAGCAACACCTGCTTTGTCACAGATAGACGAGTTAGTTCTGCAAGTCTGGGAGGGCTATGCACAGGTTATAAAGGAAGCTAAACTGGTTTACCCAAGGAACTTTCCCTTGAGCGTAAATTTTGATACAGCTTTATTGGG ATTACTCGTGATAAATGTCAGTAAAAGACGCTGCGTGTTTTCGCGGCACCTCCACTCCAACCAGAAAAGCAGAGCCATGTCCGGCGTGCACAGAATTGATATTCTTAGAACGTTCTACGTGACCACCGCGAAAGATTTGGCACCGGAGTTGAAACTTGCGGAAGGGGATGAAAAAG ATGCCGCTGTCAGTGAGACATACTGGTGCTCGGAATACCATAAATGTCACGCTCAGAGAGCCGGAAATCTACTATGTTGTGCACTGTATGCGCCCACCGTACCAACGCATACAATGAG GTTATTAACCAGTCAAATACTCCAGGACTTGTCAACAAATAAAGAGATTTATTGGTGA